The following are encoded together in the Ralstonia insidiosa genome:
- a CDS encoding sensor histidine kinase: MFSFQRRLILAHWAVIVIVVTGVAFAAWWELSRIAHRQLDAALLALAETEAGMLLGSKSQPIRVHEKPTGTAPPSLVRLDRLVQIVDAQGDVLARSANLGTTRLPTSPVLLGRLAQGETVFETLQDFSEEPLRMVSLPIHSTPGAPPLVIQVAGSLDDVNRILDSAVVLFVGLAVALLLAVGTAGAMLTQRVFRAIDNVVKQARRIGDNNLDERLPHPGTSDDIGKLVDTLNDMLDRLEHGFDMQRRFTADASHELRSPLSRLRTELEVTLRRERSREEYVETLHSCVEEVGRLTQMVEELLMLARLDAGQDQDMLEAVPVIELVQTCVKRVTPAAQDRGITLATQAGTNLPIRIARAPATLALTNLLDNAVKFSPAGTTVEIAWSAEHGDAVLQVSDHGPGIPPAELPHIFERFYRGARARASETPGTGLGLALSQAIVQAHGGRIDAANALEGGVIFRISLPLVA; encoded by the coding sequence ATGTTTAGTTTTCAGCGCCGCCTGATCCTCGCGCACTGGGCCGTGATCGTGATCGTTGTGACGGGCGTGGCCTTCGCCGCGTGGTGGGAGCTGTCGCGCATCGCCCATCGGCAACTGGATGCCGCGCTGCTGGCACTGGCCGAAACCGAGGCCGGCATGCTGTTAGGTAGCAAAAGCCAACCCATCCGCGTGCATGAAAAACCCACAGGTACGGCCCCCCCTTCATTGGTGCGCCTGGACCGTCTGGTGCAGATTGTCGATGCGCAGGGGGACGTCCTTGCACGCAGTGCCAACCTTGGCACGACCCGTCTGCCGACGTCTCCGGTATTGCTCGGCCGTCTCGCGCAAGGCGAAACGGTCTTCGAGACCCTGCAGGATTTCAGCGAAGAGCCGCTGCGCATGGTGTCGCTGCCGATACACAGCACCCCCGGTGCGCCGCCCTTGGTCATCCAGGTTGCGGGGTCGCTCGATGACGTCAACCGGATCCTGGACTCGGCGGTGGTGCTGTTCGTCGGGCTGGCGGTTGCGTTGCTGCTCGCTGTCGGCACCGCGGGCGCCATGCTCACGCAGCGCGTCTTTCGCGCCATTGACAACGTCGTCAAGCAGGCCCGCCGGATCGGCGACAACAACCTCGACGAGCGCCTGCCGCACCCCGGCACGTCCGATGACATCGGCAAGCTCGTCGATACGCTCAACGACATGCTCGATCGCCTCGAACACGGCTTCGACATGCAGCGCCGCTTCACGGCCGATGCCTCGCACGAGTTGCGCTCACCGCTGTCGCGGCTACGTACCGAGCTTGAGGTCACGCTGCGGCGCGAGCGCAGCCGCGAAGAATACGTCGAGACCCTGCACTCGTGCGTGGAAGAGGTCGGACGGCTCACGCAGATGGTGGAAGAACTGCTGATGCTCGCGCGCCTGGATGCCGGCCAGGACCAGGACATGCTGGAAGCGGTGCCGGTCATTGAGCTTGTGCAGACGTGCGTCAAGCGTGTCACCCCGGCGGCCCAGGATCGCGGCATCACCCTGGCCACACAAGCGGGCACGAATCTGCCCATCCGGATCGCCCGTGCCCCGGCAACCTTGGCCCTGACCAATCTGCTGGACAACGCCGTCAAGTTTTCGCCAGCGGGCACCACGGTTGAGATTGCCTGGTCGGCCGAGCACGGCGACGCCGTCCTGCAAGTCAGCGACCATGGCCCCGGGATTCCCCCTGCCGAATTGCCGCACATCTTCGAGCGCTTCTACCGTGGCGCGCGTGCCCGGGCGAGCGAGACGCCGGGTACGGGTCTTGGGTTGGCGCTTTCGCAAGCCATCGTGCAGGCACACGGCGGGCGGATCGACGCGGCAAATGCCCTGGAAGGCGGCGTGATTTTCCGCATCAGCCTGCCACTTGTCGCCTGA
- a CDS encoding response regulator: protein MNILLIEDDRKAARLLARGLEEEGFTVALAHAAEEAHEPMIRAADLVILDWMLPGKEGVTFCAELRQRGIQTPILMLTARDAHTDRIAGLNTGADDYLTKPFVFDELLARVRALLRRARLAPAPVLAIGDLRLEPATRLVTRAGNAIDLTPKEYALLEFLMRHAGEVVSRVQLAENIWHADLIAIDNLIDVHMKNLRRKIDPPDLPALVQTVRGQGFRLSAPTDHHV, encoded by the coding sequence ATGAACATCCTGCTGATCGAAGACGACCGCAAAGCCGCCCGCCTGCTGGCACGCGGCCTGGAAGAAGAAGGCTTTACGGTGGCGCTTGCACACGCGGCGGAAGAAGCCCACGAACCGATGATCCGCGCGGCCGATCTGGTCATCCTCGACTGGATGCTTCCCGGCAAAGAAGGCGTGACGTTTTGTGCCGAGTTGCGCCAGCGTGGCATCCAGACCCCGATCCTGATGCTGACCGCGCGGGATGCCCACACCGACCGCATCGCCGGCCTCAACACCGGTGCTGACGACTACCTGACCAAGCCGTTCGTGTTTGACGAGCTGCTGGCCCGCGTCCGCGCACTGCTGCGGCGGGCCAGGCTGGCACCGGCGCCAGTGCTCGCCATTGGTGATCTGCGGCTCGAACCAGCCACGCGCCTGGTCACGCGAGCAGGCAACGCCATCGATCTCACGCCCAAGGAATACGCCCTGCTGGAGTTCCTGATGCGCCATGCCGGCGAGGTGGTCAGCCGCGTGCAGCTCGCTGAAAACATCTGGCATGCTGACCTCATCGCCATCGACAACCTGATCGACGTGCACATGAAGAACCTGCGCCGCAAGATCGATCCGCCCGACCTGCCAGCGCTCGTTCAAACCGTACGCGGACAAGGCTTTCGCCTGAGCGCACCAACGGATCACCATGTTTAG
- a CDS encoding efflux RND transporter permease subunit, protein MIERLVTLCFNRRGIVVLVFLMAALYGWYSWKQLPLEAYPDIADTSSQVVTQVNGLAAEEVEQQITIPLERAIMGTPGMHVMRSKSTFGLSLITVVFQDGAEDYWSRQRLQESINGVDLPYGAKPGMDPLTSPIGEIYRYTLESKTRDLRELSELQFWKVIPRLKQVAGVVDVANFGGLTTQFMLEFAPAKMTKYSVSLSQISQAIQANNANAGGSIMQRGEQGLVVRGVGLIRNLEDLGNVVVSQKGGVPVLIKDIGQVVLGNHERNGILGRDGNPDTIQGITLLLRGQNPSVVMKGVHEAVRDLNEHILPKDVKVVAYIDRSKLVDATVHTVGKTLIEGMVLVSLVLLLFLGSPRAALIVAVTIPFSLLAAFILMHHFKIPANLLSLGAIDFGIIVDGAIVMMENILRKREEEEGRELDGADIMAAARQVTRPIFFGMVVIIVAYLPLFAFQRIEYKLFSPMAFAVGFALLGALLVALLLVPGLAYWAYRKPAKVFHNPVLQWLTPRYEGLLNRVVGKSRAMIGLAVATLAGVVILGASIGRDFLPYLDEGSIWLQVTLPPGISLDKASEMAGKLREAAREFPEVEHIVTQVGRNDEGTDPFSPSHIESAVTLHPYSEWKTGRDKQELIAKMAERFQQLPGIQVGFSQPMIDGVLDKLAGAHSDLVVKVYGNDFAQTRQLTTSIEQLLKTVPGAQDVIIDQEPPLPQVRIDVDRAAAARLGINIADVMDLIQTGIGGSPVTKVFVEDRSYDVAARFVGTSRNNPEAIGNLTLTTANGAHIALAQIAKVGFAEGETTITREMNKRHLTVRLNLRGRDLASFLDEAKQRIDQEIQYDHTRNQIAWGGQFENQQRAQARLALILPMVLALMFVLLFAEFKNLRQPALILCAVPLATLGGLVALHLRGMTLNVSSAVGFIALFGVAVLNAIIMVSNLNRWRKQPGLSLKEAVVGGARERMRPVLMTATVAALGLIPAALAHGLGSDVQRPLATVVVGGLTSATVLTLVLLPALYYLIEERAARRKRPEGPVAYVATEGES, encoded by the coding sequence ATGATTGAACGTCTGGTCACCCTATGCTTCAACCGGCGCGGCATTGTCGTGCTGGTCTTCCTGATGGCCGCGCTGTACGGCTGGTATTCATGGAAGCAGCTGCCGCTTGAAGCCTATCCCGATATTGCCGACACCAGCTCGCAGGTCGTAACGCAGGTCAATGGCTTGGCGGCGGAAGAGGTCGAGCAGCAGATCACCATTCCGCTGGAGCGCGCCATCATGGGTACGCCCGGCATGCACGTGATGCGCTCCAAGAGCACGTTCGGGCTGTCGCTGATCACCGTGGTGTTTCAGGACGGCGCGGAAGACTACTGGTCACGCCAGCGCCTGCAGGAGAGCATCAACGGCGTCGACTTGCCCTATGGCGCCAAACCGGGCATGGACCCGTTGACTTCGCCCATTGGCGAGATCTACCGCTACACGCTCGAATCCAAGACGCGCGATCTGCGTGAGCTATCGGAGCTGCAGTTCTGGAAGGTCATCCCGCGCCTGAAGCAGGTAGCCGGCGTGGTGGATGTCGCCAACTTTGGCGGTCTGACCACGCAGTTCATGCTCGAATTCGCTCCAGCCAAGATGACCAAGTACAGCGTGTCTCTGAGCCAGATTTCGCAGGCCATCCAGGCCAACAACGCCAACGCGGGCGGCAGCATCATGCAACGCGGGGAGCAGGGCCTGGTGGTGCGCGGCGTCGGCTTGATCCGCAACCTGGAAGACCTCGGCAACGTTGTCGTGAGCCAGAAGGGCGGCGTGCCGGTGCTGATCAAGGACATCGGCCAGGTGGTGCTGGGCAACCACGAGCGCAACGGCATCCTGGGGCGAGACGGCAATCCCGACACCATCCAGGGCATCACGTTGCTGCTGCGTGGCCAGAACCCGTCTGTCGTCATGAAAGGGGTGCACGAGGCCGTGCGCGACCTCAACGAGCACATCCTGCCGAAGGACGTGAAGGTAGTGGCGTATATCGACCGCAGCAAGCTGGTGGATGCCACTGTCCACACCGTCGGCAAGACCCTGATCGAGGGCATGGTGCTGGTGTCGCTGGTGTTGCTGCTGTTCCTGGGCAGCCCGCGCGCGGCGCTGATCGTGGCGGTGACGATTCCGTTCTCGCTGCTGGCGGCGTTCATCCTGATGCACCACTTCAAGATTCCGGCCAACCTGCTGTCGCTGGGCGCAATCGATTTCGGCATCATCGTCGACGGTGCGATCGTGATGATGGAAAACATCCTGCGCAAGCGAGAAGAAGAGGAAGGGCGCGAACTGGACGGCGCCGACATCATGGCTGCCGCGCGTCAGGTCACGCGACCGATCTTCTTTGGCATGGTGGTCATCATCGTGGCCTACCTGCCGCTGTTTGCCTTCCAGCGCATTGAGTACAAGCTGTTCTCGCCGATGGCGTTTGCAGTGGGGTTTGCGTTGCTTGGCGCGTTGCTGGTGGCGCTGTTGCTGGTGCCCGGTCTGGCGTACTGGGCTTACCGCAAACCGGCCAAAGTGTTCCACAACCCGGTGCTGCAGTGGCTGACGCCGCGTTATGAGGGTTTGCTCAACCGGGTGGTCGGCAAGTCGCGCGCCATGATCGGCCTGGCGGTGGCCACGCTGGCGGGGGTGGTGATCCTGGGCGCGTCCATCGGGCGGGATTTCCTGCCCTATCTGGATGAGGGCTCGATCTGGCTGCAGGTGACGCTGCCGCCCGGCATTTCGCTTGACAAGGCATCGGAGATGGCCGGCAAGCTGCGCGAGGCCGCACGGGAGTTTCCGGAGGTCGAGCACATCGTCACGCAGGTCGGCCGCAATGATGAGGGGACGGACCCGTTCTCCCCATCGCACATTGAAAGCGCGGTGACGCTGCACCCGTACAGCGAATGGAAGACCGGTCGAGACAAGCAGGAGTTGATCGCCAAAATGGCCGAGCGCTTCCAACAGTTGCCCGGCATTCAGGTGGGCTTTTCGCAGCCGATGATCGATGGCGTGCTCGACAAGCTGGCGGGTGCGCATAGCGATCTGGTGGTCAAGGTGTACGGCAATGACTTTGCGCAGACCCGGCAGCTGACCACGTCGATCGAGCAACTGCTCAAGACCGTGCCCGGCGCGCAGGATGTGATCATCGATCAGGAGCCGCCGTTGCCGCAGGTGCGCATCGATGTGGACCGCGCAGCAGCGGCCCGCCTGGGCATCAACATTGCCGATGTGATGGACCTCATCCAGACCGGCATCGGCGGCAGCCCGGTCACGAAGGTGTTTGTGGAGGACCGCAGCTACGACGTAGCCGCGCGCTTTGTCGGTACCTCGCGCAACAACCCCGAGGCCATCGGCAACCTGACGCTGACCACCGCCAACGGTGCGCACATTGCCCTGGCGCAGATCGCCAAGGTGGGCTTTGCCGAGGGCGAAACGACGATCACGCGAGAAATGAACAAGCGTCACCTGACCGTACGGCTGAACTTGCGCGGGCGCGATCTCGCTTCGTTCCTGGACGAAGCCAAACAGCGCATCGACCAAGAGATCCAGTACGACCACACGCGTAACCAGATTGCGTGGGGCGGCCAGTTTGAGAACCAGCAGCGTGCGCAAGCCCGCCTGGCGCTGATTCTGCCGATGGTGCTGGCGCTGATGTTCGTGCTGCTGTTTGCCGAGTTCAAGAACCTGCGCCAGCCGGCGTTGATCCTCTGCGCGGTGCCGTTGGCCACGCTGGGTGGGCTGGTGGCGCTGCACCTGCGCGGCATGACATTGAACGTGTCGTCTGCCGTGGGCTTTATCGCGCTGTTTGGGGTGGCAGTGCTCAACGCCATCATCATGGTCTCGAACCTGAACCGCTGGCGCAAACAGCCCGGCCTGAGCTTGAAGGAAGCCGTGGTGGGCGGGGCGCGCGAGCGCATGCGCCCGGTGCTGATGACGGCCACCGTGGCTGCGCTGGGTTTGATTCCTGCAGCGCTGGCACATGGTCTTGGCAGCGATGTGCAGCGGCCGCTGGCCACTGTGGTGGTGGGTGGTCTGACGAGTGCAACTGTACTCACGCTGGTGCTGCTGCCCGCGCTGTATTACCTGATTGAAGAACGAGCGGCCCGACGCAAGCGTCCGGAAGGCCCGGTCGCCTATGTTGCAACGGAAGGGGAGTCGTGA
- a CDS encoding efflux RND transporter periplasmic adaptor subunit, with amino-acid sequence MQASSTSSKRLFYSAITLAVAGVFLWGALSLHAKEPSAQAVVALQHKDDRIVVPDASPLRRSLVVTAASEDAVSAAFVLPASVEADPGKLVKVLPPLSGRIVSLNKQLGDEVKAGDVLFTLDSADLAEATSTAAKAQAALVLAKKNLDRLHELDKSEITPRRDLEQAQNDYAQAVSEAERANNKLAQLGAKGGAKVSGGHILSVRSPISGRVVDLNGATGGYWNDSNASVMTVADLSRVFVTANVQEKDLSKVYVGQAAAVKLDAYAEPLAAKVRYVGEMLDADTRTVKVRMVFDNKDGRLKPGMFAQATLQGQPHTGVIVPMSALVQSGFNTRTFVEVAPWQFQARVVKTGAQVGDKIEILSGLKAGERVVTKDGVLLND; translated from the coding sequence ATGCAAGCCTCCTCGACTTCTTCCAAACGACTTTTCTATAGCGCCATCACGTTAGCCGTGGCGGGCGTTTTCCTGTGGGGCGCGCTGTCCCTGCACGCCAAGGAGCCCAGCGCTCAGGCGGTGGTCGCCCTTCAGCATAAAGATGACCGCATCGTGGTTCCGGATGCCTCTCCGCTGCGCCGCTCGCTGGTGGTGACGGCCGCGTCGGAAGATGCCGTTTCTGCGGCGTTTGTACTGCCGGCCTCGGTGGAGGCCGACCCGGGCAAGCTCGTCAAGGTATTGCCGCCGCTGTCGGGCCGCATCGTGAGTCTGAACAAGCAGCTGGGCGATGAAGTCAAGGCTGGCGACGTGCTGTTCACGCTCGATTCTGCCGACTTGGCCGAGGCGACCAGCACCGCGGCCAAGGCGCAAGCGGCGCTGGTGCTGGCCAAGAAGAATCTGGACCGCCTGCACGAGCTGGACAAATCCGAGATCACACCCCGGCGCGATCTTGAGCAGGCCCAGAACGACTACGCGCAAGCCGTGAGCGAGGCCGAGCGCGCCAACAACAAGCTGGCACAGCTCGGTGCCAAGGGTGGGGCCAAAGTGTCCGGCGGGCACATCCTGTCGGTGCGCTCGCCCATCTCGGGCCGCGTTGTCGACCTCAATGGCGCCACCGGCGGGTACTGGAACGACAGCAATGCGTCGGTGATGACGGTGGCGGATCTGTCCCGCGTGTTCGTCACGGCCAATGTGCAGGAGAAGGATCTGTCCAAGGTCTACGTTGGCCAAGCGGCTGCCGTGAAGCTCGATGCCTATGCCGAACCGCTGGCCGCCAAGGTGCGCTACGTGGGCGAAATGCTCGACGCGGATACACGCACGGTCAAGGTGCGCATGGTGTTCGACAACAAGGACGGTCGCCTGAAGCCCGGCATGTTCGCGCAGGCCACGCTGCAGGGCCAGCCGCACACGGGCGTGATCGTGCCGATGTCGGCGCTGGTGCAGTCGGGCTTCAACACGCGCACGTTTGTCGAGGTGGCGCCGTGGCAGTTCCAGGCGCGCGTGGTCAAGACGGGTGCGCAGGTTGGCGACAAGATCGAGATCCTCTCGGGCCTGAAGGCCGGTGAGCGCGTGGTGACCAAGGACGGGGTGCTGCTCAATGATTGA